A genomic stretch from Solenopsis invicta isolate M01_SB chromosome 15, UNIL_Sinv_3.0, whole genome shotgun sequence includes:
- the LOC105198928 gene encoding histone deacetylase 3: MSYNKKVAYFYNPEVGNFHYGPGHPMKPHRLSVIHSLVLNYGLHRKMQIYRPYRASTHDMCRFHSEDYVEFLQRVTPQNLQGYTKYLSHFNVGDDCPVFDGLFDFCSMYTGASLDGATKLNNNCCDIAVNWSGGLHHAKKFEASGFCYINDIVIAILELLKYRARVLYIDIDVHHGDGVQEAFYLTDRVMTVSFHKYGNYFFPGTGDMYEIGAESGRYYSVNVPLKEGIDDTSYIQVFKPVISHVMEFFQPTAIVLQCGADSLANDRLGCFSLSTKGHGECVKFVRDLNVPLLTVGGGGYTLRNVARCWTYETSLLVDEQISNELPYTEYLEYFAPDFTLHPEVVTRQDNANSKQYLEAITRHVCDNLKMIQHSPSVQMQDVPCDALPPEEERQPEPDPDSRQNPQDTDKIVEPANEYYAGDKDQDKMDVSDS, encoded by the coding sequence ATGAGTTATAACAAGAAGGTAGCGTACTTCTACAACCCGGAGGTGGGTAACTTCCACTACGGGCCGGGCCATCCCATGAAACCGCACCGGCTGTCCGTGATCCACAGCCTCGTGCTCAACTACGGCCTCCACAGGAAGATGCAGATTTACCGGCCGTACCGTGCCAGCACCCACGACATGTGTCGCTTCCATTCGGAGGACTACGTGGAATTCTTGCAACGCGTCACGCCGCAGAATCTGCAGGGTTACACCAAGTACCTGAGCCACTTCAATGTGGGAGATGATTGTCCCGTGTTCGATGGTCTCTTCGACTTCTGTTCTATGTATACCGGCGCCTCGCTGGACGGCGCTACCAAGTTGAACAACAATTGCTGCGACATCGCCGTCAACTGGAGCGGCGGGCTGCACCACGCAAAGAAATTTGAGGCGTCCGGCTTTTGTTATATTAACGACATTGTGATCGCTATCCTGGAATTGCTTAAGTACCGCGCTCGGGTGTTGTACATTGACATAGATGTACATCACGGGGACGGCGTGCAGGAAGCCTTTTACCTGACCGATCGTGTCATGACCGTGTCGTTCCACAAGTACGGCAACTACTTCTTTCCCGGTACTGGCGACATGTACGAGATCGGTGCCGAGAGCGGTCGTTACTATTCCGTAAACGTGCCACTAAAGGAGGGTATCGATGACACATCATACATTCAGGTCTTCAAGCCCGTCATATCCCACGTGATGGAGTTCTTCCAGCCAACGGCGATAGTGCTTCAGTGCGGTGCCGATTCCCTCGCAAACGATCGACTCGGTTGCTTTAGTCTTAGCACGAAGGGACACGGCGAGTGCGTAAAGTTCGTGAGGGACTTGAACGTACCGTTACTGACTGTTGGCGGTGGTGGTTACACTCTGCGAAACGTTGCTAGATGTTGGACCTATGAAACATCTCTGCTGGTGGACGAACAGATCAGCAATGAACTACCATATACCGAGTACCTAGAGTATTTTGCACCTGACTTCACTCTACATCCCGAGGTCGTGACCAGACAGGATAACGCCAACAGTAAGCAGTATCTAGAAGCGATCACAAGGCATGTTTGTGACAATCTTAAGATGATTCAACATTCGCCCAGCGTACAAATGCAGGACGTCCCATGCGATGCGTTACCACCTGAGGAAGAAAGACAGCCCGAACCAGACCCAGATTCCCGACAGAATCCACAAGACACGGACAAGATCGTCGAACCGGCGAACGAATACTATGCTGGCGACAAAGATCAAGACAAGATGGACGTGAGCGATTCgtga
- the LOC105198927 gene encoding dihydrolipoyl dehydrogenase, mitochondrial — protein sequence MMQASLWNLVTTSVRPTCIKRVLPGLTATQQRRYASTLDADIVVIGSGPGGYVAAIKAAQLGMKTVCVEKGPTLGGTCLNVGCIPSKSLLNNSHYYHMAHSGDLANRGVVVSNVTLDLNKLMEQKTNVVKALTGGIAGLFKKNKVEWVKGHGKITGKNQVTALKPDGSTEATINAKNILIATGSEVTPFAGIEIDEKQVVSSTGALSLSEVPKRLIVIGAGVIGLELGSVWQRLGSDVTAVEFMPTIGGMGIDGEVSKTMQKVLAKQGLKFKLGTKVTAANKRGNEIVVSVEDAKDPSKKEDLACDVLLVCVGRRPYTQNLGLEDMGIERDEKGRIPVNNRFQTVVPSIYAIGDCIHGPMLAHKAEDEGIITVEGITGGAVHIDYNCVPSVIYTHPEVGWVGKTEEDLKKEGIDYKVGKFPFMANSRAKTNLETDGFAKVLADSNTDKILGVHMIGPAAGELINEAVLAMEYGASAEDVARVCHAHPTCAEALREAHLAAYFGKPINF from the exons atgATGCAAGCAAGTCTGTGGAACCTGGTGACCACGTCGGTCAGG CCAACATGCATAAAACGTGTTCTACCGGGTTTGACGGCTACCCAGCAGCGCAGGTATGCCAGCACGTTAGACGCAGACATAGTGGTGATCGGGTCTGGCCCCGGTGGATACGTAGCGGCGATTAAAGCCGCTCAATTGGGCATGAAGACCGTGTGCGTGGAGAAAGGCCCGACCTTGGGAGGAACGTGTCTTAACGTTGGATGCATTCCATCAAAGTCGCTCTTAAACAATTCACATTACTATCACATGGCACACAGTGGGGATTTAGCGAACCGCGGGGTCGTCG TATCAAATGTTACATTGGATCTCAACAAGCTTATGGAACAGAAAACGAACGTGGTCAAAGCCTTAACCGGAGGTATAGCGGGCCTGTTTAAGAAGAACAAGGTTGAATGGGTCAAGGGTCATGGAAAGATCACAGGCAAGAACCAAGTCACTGCCTTAAAGCCCGACGGATCGACAGAAGCGACTATCAACGCGAAGAATATTCTGATAGCGACCGGTAGCGAGGTCACGCCCTTCGCCGGCATTGAAATCGACGAAAAGCAAGTTGTGTCCTCAACAGGTGCGTTGTCACTCAGCGAAGTCCCCAAGAGACTCATTGTCATCGGTGCTGGAGTCATTGGACTAGAATTGGGCTCAGTTTGGCAGAG ACTGGGTTCCGATGTAACGGCTGTTGAATTCATGCCAACGATCGGCGGCATGGGTATCGACGGGGAGGTCAGTAAAACCATGCAGAAGGTACTCGCGAAACAAGGTCTGAAGTTTAAACTGGGAACGAAAGTCACAGCTGCTAACAAGCGCGGCAATGAAATTGTTGTCTCCGTTGAGGACGCGAAGGATCCTAGCAAGAAAGAGGACTTGGCGTGCGACGTATTGCTGGTATGCGTCGGTAGGAGGCCCTACACGCAAAACTTGGGTCTAGAAGATATGGGCATCGAGAGGGACGAGAAAGGGAGAATACCTGTGAATAACCGATTCCAAACGGTAGTGCCTAG TATTTACGCTATTGGTGACTGCATTCACGGGCCAATGCTGGCTCACAAGGCTGAGGATGAGGGCATAATCACAGTGGAAGGTATTACCGGAG GTGCGGTTCATATCGACTATAACTGCGTACCGAGCGTGATATACACGCATCCAGAGGTGGGCTGGGTCGGCAAGACGGAGGAGGATCTGAAGAAGGAGGGCATTGACTATAAGGTTGGAAAGTTCCCGTTCATGGCAAACTCCCGGGCAAAAACAAATCTCGAAACGGACGGTTTCGCCAAGGTGCTTGCCGACAGCAACACGGACAAGATCTTGGGCGTGCACATGATCGGACCGGCCGCGGGAGAGCTCATTAACGAGGCGGTTCTCGCGATGGAGTATGGTGCAAGCGCGGAAGACGTTGCCCGCGTATGCCACGCACATCCA acATGCGCCGAAGCGCTCAGAGAAGCTCATCTGGCAGCCTACTTCGGCAAACCCATCAActtttaa